Sequence from the Magallana gigas chromosome 4, xbMagGiga1.1, whole genome shotgun sequence genome:
tataatatatccATACTTTGTACACAATATTGCCACCCATCAGAATTATGGTTGTCTGGAGGCCCATAAAATGGCAATCATTCCATTCTGTACACTGAACAGATGCAAGATTTTGTTTAATTCTGTCTCTCAACATTGCCTGAAATTCCACACAGAGAGGTGATTGCCTGCTTTTTGCAAGCATTTTTTTCTCCCTACAATAAAGTGTCCCTGGAACCAAGCAATGGAGAAAAAACAAGAAGGTGCATACAATAGTTCCCCCACAGGAGTAGATATTTCCATAAAACAACCGATCGAGCCACATCCAGAGCCACATCCAGAAACATTGGCATGTAGTACTGGCGGAAGCCTGAACTCTCAACAGGACCGCCATAAACTTTGTAGCATACAGCAACACATTGCCCAAAAGGACTAGCACTATAGTGCAGTATTAAGGCAGCTAtagatataataatataatataaatatataaatataatataatcattattttttgaaagaaatggtCTCATAGTGACTGCAAAttggtgtgtgcatacaaaataaataatgcgTGCTAGCttgttatatataataattaatatagttttaaaatatcttttttatgataGACCGTAATACATagagtatttcaattatatatatgataaaattcaaatctCATTGTAAACCATTATTACCTAAATCATGTCTAAATGTGTATGACGCTAATGccaaaattaatgtatttatttaatcaactcAAAGTAATACATTTTATTCTGTACAAGttgaatttcatatttttttgtttaaatagcaCATCTAATTTTCTAAACTTAATGCTATAGGTAAtgaaattatgaataaatttgaTGTCTACCTATAACATTGAACAAGATATATCTTTGGAAAGTTAATTAGTGCAAACAGCTATCAAAATAATATCTAACTGCAGGTCTCTTGATGTTGTAATTGTTATATCATAATGTGAATGTCTTATTAATCACTACAAGCCATGTCTGTTCATTTTCCATACTTGAAAAATAACGAATCATTAAAAAACACTAAAATTTGTATATTGTTTCAGCTTGAGACATTTTCAAATCGATTGCATAATATAAAATGAATCAAACAAGGGGCATATTGAAATATATGAGCTCAAACCAGGAATGCCAGACTGAGTATACCGTTAATGAATTCTTTACGAATATATAAGACTCTGAGAGGTCACACTTATAATTAGCTTGCTTTCAATATCCTTATTACCCAAGAACAATTAAGCTTTGGGATgtttaaaggtcaaggtcgtaTAGATATTAGCTGATACTCTGAGTAAAACATTACTGTCAAACTCATGCTAGTAAAGGTCGCAGCTATATTGTGCTGTAATAGTCTGGGTAAAATTTAATGCTTCATACTTCTGGATATTCCCCAGATAATGCATGATTCCAAAAATCATTGATCACCTTGCTATTCATCCTCATCAAATTCATCAAACCTGCATTATTAAATATGATAGATGCTGAATCAGTTTGTACACAAAAACCTTGTTTGATGCTCAAGATGTAAAAAAGATTAAACACCAAGTCTGATCCGGGTACAACACTACCCATGAAAGCATCGATcgccatttaatttttttttttacattgtgttaatttcaaaatgtttagcTAATAACAAGTGTGATCTATATCCTCCTTTAGTTCTTTTTGTGGCAAGGTTATAAGCTCCATCTCTGCTGCTTTGATGTTATTAGGTCCGTGAGGAAAGAGTGCTTACAAATACAGTGTTATGCCTTGCAGGATCTATTGATTTTCTGCATCTTTAATAATTTCCTGCAGTTTTTGATTTATCTCCAGTTGTTAGTTTGCAGTTTAATGCACTTCCTACATGCTCCTTTATGAGGACTTTTCTCAAACTCTTCTCATAAACAGGCAGTGAATCTGTCAGATTCAGAGAAGTAGTAACAGTGcatattgaatgaaaaatgaaagCTGCCCACTCGGAATATATCAATGGTGAATCTTTCTGGAAAAATAAAGCAGTGAATTTATCCTTCTGTCATATTCTTATAAAACAGGGGGGCTTTGACTGCAATAAATCACTTTATTATAGTCAGGCTTTCTATGGACCCATCATcataagggaaaaaaaatatgcgATGATATATTCAACCACTGCTGAAGCACTccgattatttacaaaataaatatgaagtctGTTACATAATTCAGAAATGATATTGACAAATGCGTCTGAGAGCTGAAAGTCTTTCTGGTGATTTGATGCTTTAATAACACCTTTTAGGAGAATGATGAAAACTTTGGGATTTACTTTTTCTCTTGAAGACCATCATACAGATAAAGCCTCCTGAGGGAGATAATGCTGCAGCAAGCTAACTGAGATAATGGTATCTGTTAGATTCTAGATTATCAAATGCATTCTGAGGATTACAAGTGTAAAGGAATTAATACAAAGGCCATTCCTTAAAATCTCAAGTAACCTAGTTTACATTTCCTTTAAACTTTCATATATCtctcatcaaaataaaaaaaaaacccacacataTCAAAAGAGAAAGGTAAGACAATTCAGACGTCATCATGAAGGACTGATTAATTAAGGTTCACTTAGCATGGCCTgaaaattaggaatttacatttacataactAGGATGTAAAATATTACTCATTGATATTTACTACAGCTTGAAAAATAGAACACACCTGTGTAATTCCATTTCTACCTGCATATCTATCCAggtaaaaaacaaaactgtaaATCAAACTGTTAATTTTATTGGGATATCAATTAGCAGATGCGAACATAGCTTGAAACGAAAAGCCAAGAATGATAAACATCGACATTCTAATGTCATACTGTCATCTACAGGTCATCTTTTTAGGGGTAGATATATTTCTACAGGGAAATTATTGAACAATTTGTCTTTTCCAGATGAAGTCCAAGAGACAGCACTTGGAGACAACGTTTAGATAAGCAGAAGACATTGTTTTGACACTCCTTTAGAATGACCGAGAAGTTGACAACAGCAGACGTATATTTAGCATACTGTGGTGACTTATTTCTTTCTGAAAATTGATATAAGTGAGGTTGTGACTTTCACTGGAGAATACATTGAGTTGTAGCTGTGACAACCGGAAAGACATCAGAGAACAGTTGGTATTCGAAGACATATATtccgaaaaaaaattctatcacAACGGAGGATTAGGAAACACTAGCTAATTAGAACCGACAGGAAAATCTCTCACTGCGTAATCCCAGGGATTCTACATAAATCTCAGACACAGAGACAAAAGGCAAAACGAGGGTGTCAGAGTTAAAAGAGAACAATTGCTGAGAGTTTGGTATTGGAATAAAACAACATGAGAGTAAATGGCTGACTTTCAGGCCGCTTTACAAGGTATGCAAACCACTTCTAAACAAACCCACGTGTTTTCCTCTCTGCATGAGCAGATCAAGGGAGAATTATAAAGTCTGCTTTAAATACTGcatttttctattcaaaactTCTTCACtatctaagaaaaaaatcagtttatCGAACCAACTGATGATTTGAAGGTTAAATTTGGAACCCCCCATTGAAAGCAACAGAGTGTATCTATCACGCAGCCTAAAGTTTTCAATACATCGCTCTATATCTACAATctatgatattttttcttcgGTAAATGTAAGAACAGCATGGTACAATGTTAAATCATTCTTATGATACATATTTATCTTCAACATAAAACCaacccattttttttaatagatatgCTATCTAAGATTGTTAGGCCTGTgtgattttcaattatttatcaatttcacAAATAATTCACAGTAaactataataatttttttttcctttctagGTAATCAAGATGGGTTTATATAAGGTTTTACAAATCactaaataagaaaaatatcagTGGAGTAAAATACAAGGAATAAAGAAATCCTCCCATTTCTATGGGTGTTGTGAAtttggaaagaaaaagaaaacttaGAGGCTCAGCATCTGATTAATTCATGAAGAATTGATTTAAAAGATTATGTGATtatgaaaaagtgaaaaaaaaagcaGAGCACTCAGTTCAACATTCTTCAAAATTGATGAGCAGAGAATGCACTTATTCAAAATGCGGTCCAACAATTCTAGTTTGTGTGAAACAGTGGATGCACTTTGGTGGTGTGAGCAGGAGACCAGTTTAATCGTATTGATGGTGATTGCCATCACATTTTGTGCCATTGGAAGTTTCGGAAATCTTATCACAATCTTGGCCATCATTTTCTCCAACCTAAGAAGTAACGTGAATTGCATTTTAATCGGGAGTTTAAGCATGGGCGGATTTCTGTACTGTTCCGTGATTCTTCCTCTCCAGGCGGTTATATACTTTGAAGTACAGGACATTACCAGCGAGATTTTCTGCCGTGTGATGGCGGGGATGAGATACAGCCTAGTGGGAACAATTCTGATGAACCTGAGTGTAATAGCGTTCTACAGATTCTTGAACATTGTCCACATTAACTTGTACCACAAACTTTCCACCACCAGATCACTGGTGATAGCCATCGCTCTTAGTTGGATATTTCCCCTCTTTTTCACGTTGCCTCCTACCCTGTCAATATGGGGGTCCTTCTCTTTCAATAAAAAAGTTCTGGCTTGTACATTCTTTGATAATGGTGAGGCCAGCCACTCAAATCGCTATGTGACAGTGACTGCTGGATTTATAGTTCCCTGTTTCTTCATTACGTTCTGCTATGCGCGGATAGGTTGCGTGGCTTACGGAAGCTCCAAACGTATTGGACAATGGAGCACCAACGCCACACAGACTAAAGCTCTGCGACTTTCCGCCATGATGTTGTGTATATTTGCCATATTTTTCGTGGGAACATTTCCGTATTTCACAGTTAATGTTTACGACAGGAACTTTGAGCAGCCTATCCATCATCTGTGGACCACGGTGCTAGGATGGCTGTCCTATTGTTTGAATCCCGTGGTGTACACCGTCATGGACCGGAATTTCCGCACCGCCTACCGGCGGTTCCTCATGGGAGACTGTGAACGGTCACCACTGCACAGACATGGGTCATTCATTCCACCACCCACACCTGTCTAGTGCTACCTGGATGACCTGCCATGGTTCTGATACTGAGATTTTTATGATGTCACAGTTACTTAATTGTTGATTATGACATCATTAGATTGCTGATTTATCAGTGTCTATTAAGCTAAAATTAGTGATAACCTTGACATAGTTGCATTTTAATGAGGACAAAAAGCTTATAGCTTttggctatttttttttgtacatccTTGTATATATGGGAGTATTGTTTCAATCAAAATAGCTCACAGTGAGAATTCCCATGTGCACATAAATGAAGTCACTTGCCATGAGCCCTGAAATTAGTTTCTTTGTGCATATTGACTGTTTTAATTGGTGCTAAAAAACTCATATGTTGCAATTTTGTTGATAGTGTATCGATTCCAATATTGGTGGATCTATTAATTGGGACAGTTGAGAATCTATTTTAGCTACAGACTGTAATTTGTGCTTTTCTGTGCCACTTCTCATTGTAATATTTgctatttgtatattttattgatcagttcaattatttttatgtttttttaataacaaagaCAATGATGTTGATGTTTTTGATTTTTCGGAGTGGAGGGAAGGATGAGGTGATTTGTTCCAGTATTAGTTCATGTTTTACATTCCAAGTTGGAATCTGAATTGAGCATCATTAAAGAGAAATATCAAAAGTTAATATCTCTTCGTTGTTTATAACGAATTGCCCAGATTCCTGAACATTCTTACAGCTTGTTAAATTGTATGGGCTGCACGCCTTTCATTCATATTTCAGCTAGATAAGTGCAGTGCTAATACGGACTGTGGATGAAGCGCTGTGCTGCTGAATAATGTTCCAGGTTCAAATCTCAGAAAGGGAAAATCCTAGCTCTTCCACAAATCTTGCCAAGTTTTGCCAAATATGACCTTTGTAATGGACTTTATGGTTATTgcattataaaatatgtattattgCATCAATAATAAACTCATTCAATGTATTTATCAGATAAAGCAAGAAAACCTTGGAACCATGCAACAAAGGCTAAATGATTCAATATCCAACTCGTTTTAGTGaatcacaaattaaaaatagtattttttgcaTACTGCATCTTAAACCGgtgatttaaaattttgcaaCAAAAATCCATGTGCCAGCTCTGTTAAtgtattcattttcataaaaggAACTAGCCATCAGTTTATTGGTTGCTATACATTACATCTACTGAATCTAGCTTTGGTACTTTTAATAACAGCAGGCAGCTAGTTGCTCTTCTTAATTGCAAATATACAATTTCCAACTGTGAAAGAAAAAACTTTCAAATTCCCGACATTAGAAGATTCTGACAACATAAAAGCAGACTGGGGCAATTAATCCCCTACTTAAGAAACCATCACTTCCACACTGAGCTGAAAATCTCCTTCACAAACAAATAACCCACTCCATTGGCACAAACATTAGCATTCAGTACCACTAATCAGCAAACAGTGGCTCTCTATTGGTGGTCAATAACACCTAATGAAGCAATGAAACCTTACACTGAGGGGATCTGACCAATGGCAGTCCAGCGGTCTGTCACTGCCCTCTCTCTGACCCTGAGCGTAGCTCTCCAATGACCACAAATTACAGACTTGCATATGTAGACATATTAGATGGTGTCCTTAATTGTAGGGATCCCTTCATATATAGGAGAAGTCATTACAGAAATCACTGCAACCTGGTCAGTATGGGCTACCCTAGTTTATACTCATCAACTTCCTGCAACAAATCCTGTAAATCAGTGTGACAAACTCTTACGCTGGTCTGTAAGTGAGACGTAGTCCATAATTCAAAAATACTGACAGTGCCTGGAAACTTTCCTGTTCTCCATTATTTAGGGAAATAAACACATTGTGTCACCTT
This genomic interval carries:
- the LOC105346467 gene encoding G-protein coupled receptor moody, whose translation is MHLFKMRSNNSSLCETVDALWWCEQETSLIVLMVIAITFCAIGSFGNLITILAIIFSNLRSNVNCILIGSLSMGGFLYCSVILPLQAVIYFEVQDITSEIFCRVMAGMRYSLVGTILMNLSVIAFYRFLNIVHINLYHKLSTTRSLVIAIALSWIFPLFFTLPPTLSIWGSFSFNKKVLACTFFDNGEASHSNRYVTVTAGFIVPCFFITFCYARIGCVAYGSSKRIGQWSTNATQTKALRLSAMMLCIFAIFFVGTFPYFTVNVYDRNFEQPIHHLWTTVLGWLSYCLNPVVYTVMDRNFRTAYRRFLMGDCERSPLHRHGSFIPPPTPV